The Spirosoma oryzicola genome window below encodes:
- a CDS encoding alpha/beta fold hydrolase: MTQLSKNPTEPRNLYSDEALIAHFPGFTNQYATVNGVRLHYVEGGTGEPLVCLPGWPQTWFSYQPVAVELAKRYRVIVVDIRGMGSSEKPHSGYDKKTMAADILALLQQIGLTKVNMMGHDIGGMVAMSFAFNYPQFTQKLVVLDGSHPSEGMLQMSLIPPAGTFTEKMDANRPYAWWMGFNQVKGLPEQLLPGRFQYLLDWLFNYVMIDDRKMTSLERNIYAASYNDAESIRAANAWYQTFLQDIEDAKVYEPLAMPVLGIGSYISFQYMKMGLPHVAKDVQLVGILDSGHYLFEEQPTQVLDAVLSFLA, translated from the coding sequence ATGACTCAACTTAGCAAGAACCCAACAGAACCTCGAAATCTGTATTCAGACGAGGCATTGATAGCCCATTTTCCAGGCTTCACCAATCAATACGCAACAGTCAACGGAGTGCGGTTGCATTACGTAGAAGGCGGTACGGGTGAGCCTCTGGTTTGTCTACCCGGCTGGCCGCAAACCTGGTTTTCCTACCAACCCGTTGCCGTAGAACTCGCCAAACGATACCGCGTGATTGTCGTTGATATCAGAGGTATGGGTAGCTCAGAAAAACCTCATTCCGGCTACGACAAGAAAACCATGGCTGCCGATATTTTGGCCTTGCTCCAACAAATAGGCTTAACAAAAGTCAACATGATGGGGCACGACATTGGTGGAATGGTCGCTATGAGCTTCGCGTTTAACTACCCCCAATTTACTCAAAAGCTGGTTGTCCTGGACGGCTCGCATCCCAGTGAGGGAATGCTACAGATGAGTCTGATCCCACCTGCCGGTACATTTACGGAGAAGATGGATGCGAATCGGCCCTACGCCTGGTGGATGGGATTTAATCAGGTAAAAGGATTACCGGAACAGCTGTTGCCAGGACGCTTCCAGTATTTGCTGGACTGGCTTTTTAACTACGTCATGATTGACGATCGTAAAATGACTTCTTTAGAGAGAAACATTTATGCCGCTTCTTACAACGATGCTGAAAGCATCCGAGCGGCTAATGCCTGGTATCAAACGTTTCTACAGGACATCGAAGATGCCAAAGTATATGAACCGCTTGCTATGCCGGTGCTAGGAATTGGTAGTTACATAAGTTTTCAGTACATGAAAATGGGACTGCCTCACGTAGCTAAAGACGTACAACTGGTTGGCATTCTGGATAGTGGCCATTATTTGTTCGAAGAACAGCCTACCCAGGTGCTTGATGCGGTATTGAGCTTCCTGGCCTAA